From a region of the Gossypium raimondii isolate GPD5lz chromosome 10, ASM2569854v1, whole genome shotgun sequence genome:
- the LOC105776550 gene encoding protein DETOXIFICATION 40, translated as MDSQQEQLHQPLQNSMHGHRQPPQTPELSSSESSDAGSVYDVDSKLEKVLLDNELPYFKRLRLASWIELRLLFHLAGPAVFVYLINNFMSLSTRIYCGHLGNLELAAASLGNSGIQLLAYGLMLGMGSAVETLCGQAYGAHRYSMLGVYLQRSTIVLTLTGIPLVLVYVFSKPIMIVLGESTAVASGTAVFVYGLIPQIFAYAFNFPIQKFLQSQSIVNPSAYISATTLVVHLVLSWLAVYKLGLGLIGASMVLSLSWWIIVVAQIVYILRSEKCKLTWDGLSLQAFYGLWDFFKFSVGSAVMLCLEIWYLQILVLVAGLLENPEVTLDSLSVCMGISSLLMMVSIGFNAAASVRVSNELGAGNPKSAAFTVKIVTLVSLTIAVAEAVVVLALRHVISYVFTEGETVAEAVSELCPFLAVTLILNGVQPVLSGVAVGCGWQTFVAYVNVGCYYVVGIPLGCLLGFIYHLGAKGIWSGMIGGTLMQTLILLWVTFRTDWNKEVETAKKRLDKWEDKRETLLKN; from the exons ATGGATTCTCAACAGGAGCAGCTGCACCAGCCATTACAAAACTCCATGCATGGCCACCGGCAGCCACCGCAGACACCCGAGCTGTCTTCTTCAGAATCCAGTGATGCTGGCAGTGTCTATGATGTGGACTCTAAGCTTGAAAAAGTCTTGTTAGACAACGAGCTCCCATATTTCAAGCGTCTCCGACTGGCTTCATGGATCGAGCTCCGGCTGCTCTTCCACCTTGCCGGACCGGCGGTTTTCGTTTACTTGATCAACAATTTCATGTCTTTATCCACTCGTATCTATTGTGGTCACTTAGGCAACCTTGAGCTTGCGGCAGCTTCTCTTGGTAACAGTGGCATACAGCTCCTCGCTTATGGCCTCatg CTAGGTATGGGGAGTGCTGTAGAGACACTATGTGGGCAAGCATACGGTGCTCACAGGTACTCCATGTTAGGGGTTTATCTTCAAAGATCAACCATTGTACTTACCCTAACGGGGATCCCATTAGTGTTAGTCTATGTGTTTTCAAAACCAATCATGATCGTACTAGGCGAATCCACGGCGGTGGCATCGGGGACAGCGGTTTTCGTTTACGGTTTAATCCCACAAATATTTGCTTATGCCTTCAACTTTCCCATACAAAAATTCCTTCAATCTCAAAGCATAGTGAACCCAAGTGCTTATATCTCAGCTACTACACTCGTGGTGCACCTTGTTTTGAGTTGGTTAGCTGTGTATAAGCTCGGTTTGGGGTTAATAGGTGCATCAATGGTGTTAAGCTTATCATGGTGGATCATTGTGGTGGCTCAAATAGTGTATATATTGAGAAGTGAAAAGTGTAAGCTAACATGGGATGGTTTGAGCTTACAAGCCTTTTATGGGTTATGggattttttcaaattttcagttGGTTCAGCTGTGATGTTGTGTTTGGAGATTTGGTACTTGCAGATATTGGTTTTGGTTGCTGGTTTGTTGGAGAACCCTGAGGTTACATTGGATTCTCTTTCTGTATG CATGGGTATATCCAGCTTGTTGATGATGGTTTCGATTGGGTTCAATGCAGCTGCAAG TGTTAGGGTGAGCAATGAGCTTGGAGCTGGGAACCCCAAATCGGCAGCATTTACAGTTAAAATTGTCACTTTGGTTTCGTTAACCATTGCTGTAGCGGAAGCTGTCGTTGTTTTAGCTTTACGCCATGTAATAAGCTATGTATTTACGGAAGGTGAGACTGTGGCTGAGGCAGTGTCGGAACTATGCCCATTCTTGGCCGTCACTCTTATTCTTAATGGGGTTCAACCTGTCTTGTCTG GGGTGGCTGTTGGGTGTGGATGGCAAACATTTGTAGCGTATGTAAATGTGGGATGCTACTACGTTGTAGGGATCCCACTGGGCTGTCTTTTAGGCTTTATATACCACCTTGGTGCAAAG GGAATATGGTCTGGGATGATTGGAGGAACATTAATGCAAACCCTCATTCTATTGTGGGTGACATTTAGAACAGATTGGAACAAAGAG GTGGAGACAGCAAAGAAGCGGTTAGACAAATGGGAAGACAAGAGGGAGACTCTTCTCAAGAACTAA
- the LOC105776549 gene encoding heat shock 70 kDa protein 16 codes for MSVVGLDIGNENCIIAVAKQRGIDVLLNDESKRETPAAVSFGEKQRFIGSAGAASATMNPRSTILQVKRLIGRKFNEPGLEKELKLFPFETFESPDGGILIRLQFMGEVHEFTPVQILGMLFSHLKQIAEKNLEMPVSECVIGIPSYFTDLQRRAYLDAAAIAGLKPLRLLHDCTATALGYGIYKTDISNSNPVYTVFVDIGHCDTQICIALFETGQMKIISHAFDCSLGGRDFDEVLFNHFASQFKERYNIDVFTNIKASVRLRASCEKLKKVLSANAEAPLNIECLMDEKDVRGLIKREEFEKLSSDLLERITVPCRKVLADSGLTLDKINSVELVGSGSRIPAITRILASIFNREPSRTINASECVAHGCALQCAMLSPIFRVREYEVQDSLPLSIGFSSDKGPVCTLSNGVLFPKGHPFPSVKILTLHRTNMFNMEACYVNSNELPSKLSPQINTFTIGPIQCHINMAKVKVRVQLNLHGIVKLDSAVLIEDQLDNSVTINDPHLTSEEVEDKSDRISSVENIAQVSDNSQSEPPSCPGAGVARRGKAVKRLEIPISESVCDGMKRDEIAKAEEKERWLMQQDLKMEQTKDKKNALESYVYEMRDKILNAYRSFANESDREEISRKLQETEDWLYEDGMDETENVYVEKLEDLKKLVDPIENRYKDEEARVQAAKDLLKCIEDYRKAAASLSSIKKDAVTDECNKAERWLQEKSQQQDSLPKDVDPMVWSCEIKRKAEALEATCKYMIRSNPSRDDMNVTDQGDKSDGMQ; via the exons ATGAGTGTGGTGGGATTAGATATCGGGAACGAGAACTGCATTATTGCAGTTGCTAAGCAACGTGGCATTGATGTGTTGTTGAATGATGAATCGAAGCGTGAGACACCTGCTGCTGTTTCGTTTGGTGAGAAACAAAGGTTCATTGGCTCAGCTGGAGCTGCTTCTGCAACAATGAATCCTAGGTCCACTATTTTGCAGGTTAAGAGATTGATTGGTAGGAAGTTTAATGAACCTGGTTTGGAGAAAGAACTTAAGTTGTTCCCTTTTGAAACATTTGAAAGCCCTGATGGCGGAATTTTGATCCGGTTACAGTTTATGGGAGAGGTTCATGAATTTACACCTGTACAGATTTTGGGGATGTTGTTTTCACATTTAAAGCAGATAGCTGAGAAAAATTTGGAAATGCCTGTTTCGGAATGTGTAATTGGAATTCCATCCTACTTCACTGATTTACAGAGGCGTGCTTATTTGGATGCTGCGGCGATTGCTGGGTTGAAACCGTTGAGATTGTTGCATGATTGTACTGCCACTGCCCTTGGATACGGAATTTACAAGACTGATATCTCTAACTCTAATCCAGTTTATACTGTCTTTGTGGATATTGGTCACTGTGACACACAGATCTGTATTGCATTATTTGAGACTGGACAAATGAAAATCATTTCTCATGCTTTTGATTGTAGCTTGGGAGGAAGAGACTTTGATGAAGTTCTTTTCAATCACTTTGCATCCCAATTTAAGGAGCGGTATAACATTGatgtttttacaaatataaaggCATCTGTTAGGTTGAGGGCATCATGTGAGAAGCTGAAGAAGGTCTTGAGTGCTAATGCGGAAGCACCACTTAATATAGAGTGCTTGATGGATGAGAAAGATGTTAGGGGTTTAATCAAGAGGGAGGAGTTTGAGAAGTTGTCTTCTGATTTGTTGGAAAGGATTACTGTTCCTTGTCGCAAGGTTTTGGCTGATTCTGGTTTGACTCTGGATAAAATCAATTCAGTTGAGCTTGTTGGATCAGGGTCTCGAATTCCGGCTATTACACGGATTTTAGCTTCTATATTTAACCGGGAGCCCAGCCGGACAATAAACGCTAGTGAGTgtgtggctcatggttgtgctCTTCAGTGTGCAATGCTCAGTCCAATATTCCGTGTCAGAGAGTATGAG GTTCAAGATTCTCTTCCTTTATCTATTGGATTCTCATCTGACAAAGGTCCAGTTTGCACTCTTTCGAATGGTGTGCTTTTCCCAAAAGGGCACCCATTTCCAAGTGTTAAGATTCTTACTTTGCATAGAACTAATATGTTCAATATGGAAGCATGCTATGTCAATTCAAATGAGTTACCTTCCAAATTATCTCCTCAAATTAATACTTTCACG ATTGGACCTATCCAATGCCACATAAATATGGCTAAAGTGAAGGTCAGAGTTCAGCTAAATCTTCATGGGATTGTCAAATTGGATTCAGCTGTg CTAATAGAGGATCAACTGGATAACTCTGTGACAATCAATGATCCTCATTTGACTTCAGAAGAGGTAGAGGACAAATCTGATCGGATATCTTCTGTAGAAAATATTGCTCAAGTCAGTGATAATTCACAATCAGAACCTCCATCTTGTCCTGGT GCTGGTGTAGCAAGAAGAGGAAAAGCTGTAAAAAGGTTGGAAATCCCTATTAGTGAGAGTGTCTGTGATGGAATGAAAAGGGACGAGATTGCTAAAGCTGAAGAGAAAGAACGTTGGTTGATGCAACAGGACTTGAAGATGGAGCAAACCAAAGATAAGAAAAATGCCCTCGAGTCTTACGTTTATGAGATGCGCGATAAG ATTTTAAATGCATATCGAAGCTTTGCAAATGAGTCAGATAGGGAAGAGATATCTAGAAAACTTCAGGAGACAGAAGATTGGCTTTATGAGGACGGGATGGATGAAACTGAAAATGTTTATGTAGAGAAGCTTGAGGATTTAAAAAAG ctTGTTGACCCTATCGAAAATCGTTATAAAGATGAAGAAGCTCGAGTACAAGCAGCAAAGGATCTGCTAAAGTGTATTGAAGATTATCGGAAGGCTGCAGCATCACTTTCATCCATTAAGAAAGATGCG GTTACTGATGAGTGTAATAAAGCAGAGAGGTGGTTACAAGAGAAATCCCAACAACAAGACTCCTTGCCCAAAGATGTTGATCCAATGGTTTGGTCATGTGAGATCAAGAGAAAAGCGGAGGCTCTTGAAGC GACATGCAAATATATGATAAGATCCAATCCTTCTCGGGATGATATGAATGTAACAGATCAAGGAGACAAATCAGATGGCATGCAGTAA